Proteins from one Acidimicrobiales bacterium genomic window:
- a CDS encoding CGNR zinc finger domain-containing protein — MTDPEPSEPGRKPAPGRLRVVQDFVNTVDLESGEEQLGDPAAAAAWLAERGLLAAGTGLDGDDVERLHEVREALRSLARGNNGGPVDDGAVATLARHADAAPLVVRIGEDGSAPLVPAGRGAAAAVAALLAIVHDAEVDGTWRRFKACREHTCEWAFYDHSKNRSSTWCVMSVCGNRAKARSYRRRHADA, encoded by the coding sequence GTGACCGACCCCGAGCCCTCCGAGCCCGGCCGCAAGCCGGCCCCCGGGCGGCTGCGGGTCGTGCAGGACTTCGTCAACACGGTCGACCTCGAGAGCGGCGAGGAGCAGCTGGGCGACCCGGCGGCGGCGGCCGCCTGGCTCGCCGAGCGGGGGCTGCTGGCCGCCGGGACCGGCCTCGACGGCGACGACGTCGAGCGCCTCCACGAGGTGCGCGAGGCGCTGCGGTCACTGGCCAGGGGCAACAACGGCGGCCCGGTGGACGACGGCGCCGTCGCCACCCTGGCCCGCCACGCCGACGCCGCCCCGCTCGTCGTCCGCATCGGCGAGGACGGCTCCGCGCCGCTCGTCCCGGCCGGGCGCGGCGCGGCCGCGGCGGTCGCCGCGCTGCTGGCCATCGTCCACGACGCCGAGGTCGACGGCACCTGGCGGCGGTTCAAGGCCTGCCGGGAGCACACCTGCGAGTGGGCGTTCTACGACCACTCGAAGAACCGGTCGTCCACCTGGTGCGTGATGTCGGTGTGCGGCAACCGGGCGAAGGCCCGCAGCTACCGGCGCCGCCACGCCGACGCCTGA